A region of Myxococcus stipitatus DSM 14675 DNA encodes the following proteins:
- a CDS encoding class I SAM-dependent methyltransferase, whose protein sequence is MEKRTDWYEHPEYYEAIFGTDTVREVDFLQALSARHGTGGSKWLEPACGAGRLVEEATRRGLKVTGYDISEAMLAHARKRLTPAERRRVKLSPSRMEEFFVPELEGQVDVAHNLVSTFRYLDSEAAALAHLKGTRRLLKPDGVYVLGFHLTDYARTTPEHERWLGKVGKDKVVCNTHEGTPERRARRSPMRNRLRITGPGKDWLIETTWFFRTYDGAQARKLFRDAGLHVVAEYNFDYDLEAPEKRGSRRLDRVFVLKPVSGSASTAARPEAPAEAATPAKKRASVKKTAAKKPARKGR, encoded by the coding sequence ATGGAAAAACGCACGGACTGGTATGAGCACCCGGAGTACTACGAGGCCATCTTCGGCACGGACACCGTGCGCGAGGTGGACTTCCTCCAGGCGCTGAGCGCGCGCCATGGCACGGGAGGCTCGAAGTGGTTGGAGCCCGCGTGCGGCGCGGGGCGGTTGGTCGAGGAGGCCACCCGTCGCGGGTTGAAGGTCACCGGCTACGACATCTCCGAGGCGATGCTCGCCCATGCGCGCAAGCGGCTGACTCCCGCGGAGCGGCGCCGGGTGAAGCTGTCTCCGTCCCGCATGGAGGAGTTCTTCGTGCCCGAGCTGGAGGGACAGGTGGATGTCGCGCACAACCTGGTCTCCACCTTCCGGTATCTCGACAGCGAGGCGGCGGCGCTCGCGCACCTGAAGGGGACCCGGCGGCTGCTCAAGCCGGACGGCGTCTATGTGCTGGGCTTCCACCTCACTGACTACGCGCGGACGACGCCCGAGCACGAGCGCTGGCTGGGCAAGGTCGGGAAGGACAAGGTCGTCTGCAACACGCACGAGGGCACTCCCGAGCGCCGTGCCCGCCGCTCACCGATGCGCAACCGGCTGCGCATCACCGGGCCCGGGAAGGACTGGCTCATCGAGACGACGTGGTTCTTCCGCACCTACGACGGAGCCCAGGCGCGCAAGCTCTTCCGGGACGCGGGGCTGCACGTCGTGGCCGAGTACAACTTCGACTACGACCTGGAGGCTCCCGAGAAGCGCGGCAGCCGTCGGTTGGACCGCGTCTTCGTGCTGAAGCCCGTGTCCGGCTCGGCAAGCACAGCGGCTCGGCCAGAGGCTCCCGCCGAGGCGGCGACGCCCGCGAAGAAGCGAGCCTCGGTGAAGAAGACCGCCGCGAAGAAGCC
- a CDS encoding COG3014 family protein, with translation MTSHLGLTARPRGWGALALASVLLLSGCAGDYVARTRGVRMSYQSEDYPHALAELDAVEKEGTTKDELLVLLDRGMVLHSARKWTESNTVLEQAEKLSAQLDGTSVSEEAGALVTNERQRAYRGEDFEKLMISVIQALNYAKLGDDEAAMVEVRQVNERLQKMVTDEKKPYEQLAIARYLGGVLREDQRDWDSAFIDYAKAYELEPRLGALVEPLLRLAKYTGRDQLYEELKAKYPDVAHPPLGRDEAQVVVIVEAGLSPEKHPASRNHDGGGLIEVPAYRDRGSAPAVHVSLGDQAARAATVTSLADVARLHLDTRIGGMLAKQIAGVAVKAGLAAGLGAATKSEELGALAFILLNAGNAPDLRSWLSLPAEFQVARFRVSAGKHLVRVEAGGRVSEHVVDVQPGRVGLVVVRRY, from the coding sequence ATGACTTCTCATCTCGGCCTCACGGCGCGCCCTCGGGGTTGGGGCGCGCTCGCGCTGGCGAGCGTGCTCCTGTTGTCCGGCTGTGCGGGGGACTACGTGGCTCGCACGCGGGGCGTCCGCATGTCCTATCAGTCGGAGGACTACCCCCACGCGCTGGCGGAGCTGGACGCGGTGGAGAAGGAGGGCACGACGAAGGACGAGCTGCTCGTGCTCCTGGACAGAGGCATGGTGTTGCACTCCGCGCGCAAGTGGACGGAGAGCAACACCGTGCTGGAGCAGGCGGAGAAGCTGAGCGCGCAGCTCGACGGGACCTCCGTCAGCGAGGAGGCCGGGGCGCTGGTCACCAACGAGCGCCAGCGGGCCTACCGCGGGGAGGACTTCGAGAAGCTGATGATCTCCGTCATCCAGGCGCTCAACTACGCCAAGCTGGGGGATGACGAAGCGGCCATGGTGGAGGTGCGTCAGGTCAACGAGCGCCTCCAGAAGATGGTCACCGACGAGAAGAAGCCCTACGAGCAGCTCGCCATCGCGCGCTACCTGGGCGGCGTGCTGCGCGAGGACCAGCGCGACTGGGACTCGGCCTTCATCGACTACGCGAAGGCGTATGAGCTGGAGCCTCGGCTGGGCGCGCTCGTGGAGCCGCTGCTGCGACTGGCGAAGTACACGGGCCGCGACCAGCTCTACGAAGAGCTCAAGGCGAAGTATCCGGACGTGGCCCATCCTCCGTTGGGGCGCGACGAGGCCCAGGTCGTGGTCATCGTGGAGGCGGGGCTGTCCCCGGAGAAGCATCCCGCGTCCCGCAACCATGATGGCGGCGGCCTCATCGAGGTGCCTGCCTACCGGGACCGGGGCAGCGCGCCCGCGGTGCATGTCTCCCTGGGCGACCAGGCCGCGCGGGCGGCGACGGTGACGTCGCTGGCGGACGTGGCGCGGCTCCACCTGGACACCCGCATTGGCGGCATGCTCGCCAAGCAGATTGCCGGCGTGGCCGTGAAGGCGGGGCTCGCGGCCGGTCTGGGCGCGGCGACGAAGAGCGAGGAGCTGGGGGCCCTGGCCTTCATCCTGCTCAACGCGGGGAACGCGCCGGACCTGCGTTCCTGGCTTTCCCTGCCCGCCGAGTTCCAGGTGGCGCGATTCCGCGTCTCAGCGGGGAAGCACCTGGTGCGGGTGGAGGCGGGAGGGCGGGTTTCCGAGCACGTGGTGGACGTCCAACCGGGTCGGGTGGGGTTGGTGGTGGTGCGACGCTACTGA
- a CDS encoding CBS domain-containing protein: MLTVGDLMTRDVITLEETDDLVRVDDLLKLNHIRHLPVVRDGRLVGLVSHRDLIRALSRQMASSGAEPIAVASIMSRDVESVRPDLSVRDGIYKLLDHRFGCLPVVDRDRRLVGIVTEADFMRMAARLLDATQARGREEAEVSAH; encoded by the coding sequence ATGCTCACCGTGGGCGACCTGATGACCCGCGACGTCATCACGTTGGAGGAGACGGATGACCTGGTTCGCGTGGATGACCTGCTGAAGCTCAATCACATCCGTCACCTGCCCGTGGTGAGGGATGGGCGCCTGGTGGGGCTGGTGAGCCACCGAGACCTCATCCGCGCTCTGTCGCGACAGATGGCGTCCTCCGGCGCGGAGCCCATCGCCGTCGCCAGCATCATGTCTCGCGACGTGGAGTCGGTGCGGCCGGACCTGTCCGTGCGCGACGGCATCTACAAGCTCCTGGACCACCGCTTCGGCTGTCTGCCCGTGGTGGACCGCGACCGGCGACTGGTGGGCATCGTCACGGAGGCGGACTTCATGCGCATGGCGGCGCGGCTCCTGGATGCGACGCAGGCGCGAGGCCGTGAAGAGGCGGAAGTCTCCGCGCATTGA
- a CDS encoding lysylphosphatidylglycerol synthase transmembrane domain-containing protein has protein sequence MDDAISDVRVAPVAAEGSSRRHGVWGWLPGVLLLGAFTVFVVARFGEEKQFALMLKRARPEWLLCGAALQVLSYLVMAACWRLVLGMANVKPPWFRTAGLSVMKLSFDQLVPTAGIGGSVVVMKGLQSEGAPPRIATAALLVDMVSFYIAHAVAVVFAIVTLWLHAALHAAILGLATAFAVLACVVPFAILWLTRHGGWQPPKWARRIPGLTSLLDSISQVPPELVRNRGLLAKATACQLGVFVADALTLSCMLLAVGHPVGFPSVFAAFMLATLVMTLSIIPGGVGTFEATAVGTLSSLGVPVSVSLTAVLLLRGFTLWLPLPLGVVFLHRMLGMRLRDVMSRSRNESEDAPAASPQRSPA, from the coding sequence GTGGATGACGCAATCTCGGACGTGAGGGTGGCGCCCGTGGCGGCGGAGGGTTCCTCGCGCCGTCACGGTGTCTGGGGCTGGCTTCCGGGGGTGTTGTTGCTCGGGGCCTTCACCGTGTTCGTGGTGGCGCGCTTCGGAGAGGAGAAGCAGTTCGCGCTCATGCTGAAGCGCGCGAGGCCGGAGTGGCTGCTGTGTGGCGCCGCGCTTCAGGTGCTCTCGTACCTCGTCATGGCGGCCTGCTGGAGGTTGGTGCTGGGCATGGCGAACGTGAAGCCGCCCTGGTTCCGCACCGCGGGCCTGTCGGTGATGAAGCTCTCGTTCGACCAACTCGTCCCCACCGCGGGCATCGGTGGCTCGGTGGTGGTGATGAAGGGGCTTCAGAGCGAAGGGGCGCCCCCGCGCATCGCCACGGCCGCGCTGCTGGTGGACATGGTGTCGTTCTACATCGCGCACGCGGTGGCGGTGGTCTTCGCCATCGTGACGCTGTGGCTCCATGCGGCGCTGCATGCGGCCATCCTCGGATTGGCCACGGCCTTCGCGGTGCTCGCGTGTGTGGTGCCGTTCGCCATCCTCTGGCTGACGCGGCATGGAGGCTGGCAGCCGCCGAAGTGGGCGCGCCGCATTCCGGGGCTCACCTCGCTCTTGGATTCCATCTCCCAGGTGCCTCCGGAGCTGGTGAGGAACCGAGGCCTCCTGGCGAAGGCGACCGCCTGTCAGTTGGGTGTCTTCGTGGCGGATGCGCTCACGCTGTCATGCATGCTGCTCGCGGTGGGGCACCCGGTGGGCTTCCCGAGTGTCTTCGCCGCCTTCATGCTGGCCACGCTGGTGATGACCCTCAGCATCATCCCGGGCGGAGTGGGGACGTTCGAGGCCACCGCCGTGGGGACGCTGTCCTCGCTGGGCGTGCCGGTGTCGGTATCGCTCACCGCGGTGCTGTTGTTGCGGGGTTTCACCTTGTGGTTGCCGTTGCCGCTGGGGGTGGTGTTCCTGCATCGCATGCTGGGGATGCGGCTGCGCGATGTGATGTCACGCTCCCGGAACGAGTCGGAGGACGCGCCCGCGGCGTCGCCCCAGCGGAGCCCCGCGTGA
- the lpoB gene encoding penicillin-binding protein activator LpoB: MKTHRLILTACLAASLAACSGPRAFTRGTYEDPNEIEMLSDQFNENDLQLIAKKMAESLASSPRFSTPRPDGSLPIVLVGKLKNSTSEHIDMRSLGDKIQTALAQTGRFAMVDQAARQDIAEEYEYQQSGYVDAKSAKGPGGQVSVDFLMSGDLASIIQEVGRDKLVYYKMTAKLSNVRTGLIEWTDEKQIRKKFEKRGVSW, translated from the coding sequence ATGAAGACCCACCGCCTGATTCTCACCGCCTGCCTCGCCGCTTCGCTCGCCGCGTGCAGTGGCCCGCGTGCCTTCACGCGCGGCACGTACGAGGACCCGAACGAAATCGAGATGCTGTCGGACCAGTTCAACGAGAACGACCTGCAGCTCATCGCCAAGAAGATGGCGGAGTCGCTGGCCAGCTCGCCGCGCTTCTCCACGCCGCGCCCGGACGGCTCGCTGCCCATCGTCCTCGTCGGCAAGCTGAAGAACAGCACGTCCGAGCACATCGACATGCGCTCGCTGGGTGACAAGATCCAGACGGCGCTGGCCCAGACGGGCCGCTTCGCCATGGTGGACCAGGCCGCGCGCCAGGACATCGCGGAGGAGTACGAGTATCAGCAGTCCGGTTACGTCGACGCGAAGTCCGCCAAGGGCCCCGGCGGTCAGGTGTCAGTGGACTTCCTGATGTCCGGTGATTTGGCCTCCATCATCCAGGAGGTCGGCCGCGACAAGCTCGTGTACTACAAGATGACGGCGAAGCTGAGCAACGTGCGCACCGGCCTCATCGAGTGGACGGACGAGAAGCAGATCCGCAAGAAGTTCGAGAAGCGCGGAGTCAGCTGGTAG
- a CDS encoding ZIP family metal transporter — MSVLATVALYSLVVVVGSLLGALVVLWNERPTQLVRFLAFAAGVMLGAAFFHMLPEAYEGGGWWAFALVPGGFVFLLVLERYLVAHAGEDVPGDHMSGTGSGHGAEAGQVLGLTAFLGLSTHTLFDGIALGSAVEEGVGLMALLAIVAHKVPSALSLASILKTEGRSKGAILLLAVLYGLMVPAGALLFFAFDAFMAFESMAPKALAFSAGTFLYIAVSDLLPHVHRHGKDQPGRNVLALFVGLALMFMLARIMGHPAH; from the coding sequence ATGTCGGTCCTGGCCACGGTGGCCCTCTATTCCCTGGTGGTTGTTGTCGGCTCGCTCCTCGGCGCGTTGGTGGTGCTTTGGAATGAGCGCCCGACGCAACTGGTCCGCTTCCTGGCCTTCGCCGCTGGCGTCATGTTGGGCGCGGCCTTCTTCCACATGCTGCCGGAGGCCTACGAGGGCGGAGGCTGGTGGGCCTTCGCGCTGGTGCCCGGAGGCTTTGTCTTCCTGCTCGTGCTGGAGCGCTACCTGGTGGCGCACGCGGGTGAGGACGTGCCCGGGGACCACATGTCCGGCACGGGCTCGGGACATGGCGCCGAGGCGGGACAGGTGCTCGGGCTGACGGCGTTCCTCGGGCTGTCGACGCACACGTTGTTCGACGGCATCGCGCTGGGCTCGGCGGTGGAGGAGGGCGTGGGGTTGATGGCGCTCCTGGCCATCGTCGCGCACAAGGTCCCCTCCGCGCTGTCGCTGGCCTCCATCCTGAAGACGGAAGGCCGCTCGAAGGGGGCCATCCTGCTGCTCGCCGTGCTGTACGGCTTGATGGTGCCCGCCGGTGCGCTGCTGTTCTTCGCGTTCGACGCGTTCATGGCCTTCGAGAGCATGGCGCCCAAGGCGCTGGCCTTCTCCGCGGGCACGTTCCTGTACATCGCCGTGTCGGACCTGCTGCCGCACGTGCACAGGCACGGCAAGGACCAGCCGGGGCGCAACGTGCTGGCGCTCTTCGTGGGCCTGGCCCTGATGTTCATGCTCGCCCGCATCATGGGGCACCCGGCGCACTGA
- a CDS encoding mechanosensitive ion channel family protein yields the protein MMPRVRHAWTALLLVGCVLWTLPALALNSGLAPPASPMDRQSPHAAAQGFLSAAHRGDYATAAHYLDLDFIPRAQQPERGAQLARRLKFVLDRKLAIDLASVSKAPEGDPADARFDQLGVIPLEGANVSIRLQRVTQDSALVWVFSESTVRMVDSLFEAYGPRVAEWMPPFFFSGTVLGLEPWQWLGLLVTLLGALGLSLLLERVTLAIALRVARWTDATLDDQLVEAGRGPLRLPFFAALLVVGTSFLLLPRPVQTVANRVSYSLLIVSVAWFILRFLRVFAAFVQSRVSSETQDAARARSLRTQFAVLRAVFEAATYVVAAALLLMQFEVVRNVGVSLLASAGIAGLVIGLAAQKSISTLLAGIQLSITQPIRIGDQVVVETEFGTVEEITLTYVVLRVWDQRRMVIPITYFLDKPFQNWSKVSPELLGAVTLQVDYSTDVDAMRAELKRILSGEAQHLWDGRFQSVVVLEAQDRTLTIRALVSAANPDKLFDLRALVRERLVSFLRAHPQWLPFTRTESRQAPTPLPEPRDDPQPDAPQDAPPPGPRMS from the coding sequence CAGGGCTTCCTCTCCGCGGCCCACCGGGGCGACTACGCGACGGCCGCGCACTACCTCGACCTGGACTTCATCCCCCGCGCCCAGCAGCCCGAGCGCGGCGCGCAGCTCGCCCGCCGGCTCAAGTTCGTGCTGGACCGGAAGCTGGCCATCGACCTGGCCTCGGTGAGCAAGGCCCCCGAGGGAGACCCCGCCGACGCGCGCTTCGACCAGCTGGGCGTCATCCCCCTGGAGGGCGCCAATGTCTCCATCCGCCTCCAGCGCGTCACGCAGGACAGCGCGCTGGTGTGGGTCTTCAGCGAGTCCACGGTGCGCATGGTGGATTCGCTCTTCGAAGCCTATGGCCCTCGCGTGGCGGAGTGGATGCCGCCGTTCTTCTTCTCGGGGACGGTGCTGGGGCTGGAGCCGTGGCAGTGGCTGGGCCTGCTGGTGACGCTGCTGGGGGCGCTGGGGCTGTCGCTGCTCCTGGAGCGGGTGACGCTGGCCATCGCCCTGCGGGTGGCGCGCTGGACGGACGCGACGCTGGACGACCAGCTCGTGGAGGCGGGGCGAGGGCCCCTGAGGCTGCCCTTCTTCGCCGCCCTACTGGTGGTGGGCACGTCCTTCCTCCTCCTGCCGCGCCCCGTGCAGACCGTGGCCAACCGGGTGAGCTACTCGCTGCTCATCGTCTCCGTGGCGTGGTTCATCCTGCGCTTCCTGCGCGTGTTCGCCGCCTTCGTGCAGAGCCGCGTGTCCTCGGAGACGCAGGACGCGGCGCGGGCCCGCTCGCTGCGCACCCAGTTCGCCGTGCTGCGCGCCGTCTTCGAGGCCGCGACGTACGTGGTGGCCGCCGCGCTGCTCCTCATGCAGTTCGAGGTGGTGCGCAACGTCGGAGTGTCCCTCCTGGCGTCCGCCGGTATCGCCGGCCTGGTGATTGGTCTGGCGGCGCAGAAGTCCATCTCCACGCTGCTCGCGGGCATCCAGCTCTCCATCACCCAGCCCATCCGCATCGGCGACCAGGTGGTGGTGGAGACCGAGTTCGGCACCGTGGAGGAGATCACGCTGACCTATGTGGTCCTCCGCGTCTGGGACCAGCGCCGCATGGTCATCCCCATCACCTACTTCCTGGACAAGCCCTTCCAGAACTGGAGCAAGGTCAGCCCCGAGCTGCTTGGCGCCGTCACCCTCCAGGTGGACTACTCCACGGACGTGGACGCCATGCGCGCGGAGCTCAAGCGCATCCTCTCCGGAGAGGCCCAGCACCTGTGGGATGGGCGGTTCCAGTCGGTGGTGGTGCTGGAGGCCCAGGACCGGACGCTCACCATCCGGGCGCTGGTGAGCGCGGCCAACCCGGACAAGCTCTTCGACCTGCGCGCCCTCGTCCGGGAGCGCCTGGTCTCCTTCCTCCGGGCGCACCCTCAGTGGCTGCCCTTCACCCGCACGGAGTCGCGCCAGGCGCCCACCCCCCTCCCGGAGCCCCGGGATGACCCCCAGCCCGACGCGCCGCAGGATGCGCCTCCGCCAGGGCCTCGGATGTCCTGA